In one window of Palaemon carinicauda isolate YSFRI2023 chromosome 2, ASM3689809v2, whole genome shotgun sequence DNA:
- the LOC137625321 gene encoding uncharacterized protein yields MIIQKIVLVLSVIYASGNQAVIDPYLAGPHEVKDYFLMSKDTGLTEVELNAWSPLSPGIYPILYFLDGLAMNIPGIAYTDFLSHIASHGFLVVTPFVTATTSKPSEKVPYFRAILEWAEVNLQDLLHENGVPADVLFDFETLFANSHSAGGHAIVSYLQETCGNFKGLILMSPVDGADPFGFVDDFCITPGEQLNFITPTLHLYTGYDAKKGLLGTACAPKKLSNERFWEALNPESHRWSINATEFGHADVLDAEFRVFVDQTEFCGVNRDLQAEDYPIYRNFSSGTVVAFLQTLLVEDYAGYLNYLEDVSVMPIVATERHFTPAGERPSPYCLWTPPLQ; encoded by the exons ATGATCATTCAGAAG ATTGTCCTTGTGCTATCGGTGATTTACGCCAGTGGCAACCAAGCAGTCATAGACCCTTACTTAGCAGGACCCCATGAAGTGAAAGACTACTTCTTGATGTCTAAAGATACCGGACTTACAGAAGTGGAACTAAACGCTTGGAGTCCTTTGTCTCCTGGAATCTATCCTATCCTATATTTCTTGGATGGACTGGCAATGAACATTCCAGGAATTGCCTATACCGAT TTTCTTTCACACATCGCATCTCATGGATTCTTGGTTGTGACTCCCTTTGTAACGGCAACGACAAGCAAGCCGAGTGAAAAGGTGCCTTACTTCCGTGCTATCTTGGAATGGGCTGAAGTAAACTTGCAAGACCTCCTACATGAGAATGGTGTCCCTGCCGATGTCTTATTCGATTTCGAGACCTTATTTG CTAACTCTCATTCAGCTGGCGGTCATGCAATTGTATCGTACTTGCAAGAGACGTGTGGAAACTTCAAAGGTCTGATTCTGATGAGTCCCGTCGACGGTGCTGACCCCTTTGGATTTGTGGACGATTTCTGCATAACTCCGGGGGAGCAACTCAATTTCATCACGCCTACTCTACATTTGTATACAGGATATGATGCTAAGAAAG GCCTTCTGGGCACCGCATGCGCTCCAAAGAAACTCAGCAACGAGAGATTCTGGGAGGCCCTCAACCCTGAATCTCACCGATGGTCCATCAACGCTACGGAATTCGGTCATGCCGATGTCCTGGATGCCGAGTTTCGGGTCTTTGTGGACCAGACGGAATTCTGTGGTGTCAACAGGGACCTGCAGGCTGAAGACTATCCAATATATCGCAATTTTTCATCAGGGACTGTGGTCGCATTTTTACAAA CACTTCTTGTGGAGGACTATGCAGGTTATCTGAATTACCTTGAAGATGTTAGTGTTATGCCAATTGTTGCTACAGAGAGACACTTCACTCCAGCCGGAGAGCGTCCTTCGCCATACTGTTTATGGACACCTCCTCTACAATAG